In the Streptomyces fradiae ATCC 10745 = DSM 40063 genome, one interval contains:
- the gmd gene encoding GDP-mannose 4,6-dehydratase, protein MSKTALITGVTGQDGSYLSELLLSKGYTVHGLVRRSSSFNTERIDHIYQGPQESGRSFLLHHADLTDGVALVNLLRGIRPDEVYNLGAQSHVRVSFDAPLYTGDATGLGALRLLEAVRASGIDTRVYQASSSEMFGATPPPQNERTPFHPRSPYGVAKVYGYWATVNYREAYGMYAVNGILFNHESPRRGETFVTRKITRAVARIKAGLQSELYLGNLDAVRDWGYAPEYVDAMWRMLQRDEPTDYVVATGVPATVRQFLETAFGHADLDWREYVRHDAKYERPSEVDALIGDASKAEELLGWKPEVRVDELARIMVDADIRRVQDELAGATVRVDR, encoded by the coding sequence ATGAGCAAGACCGCACTGATCACGGGGGTCACCGGGCAGGACGGCTCGTACCTGTCCGAGCTGCTGCTGTCGAAGGGGTACACGGTGCACGGGCTCGTGCGCCGCTCGTCCAGCTTCAACACGGAGCGGATCGACCACATCTACCAGGGCCCGCAGGAGTCCGGCCGGTCCTTCCTGCTCCACCACGCCGACCTGACCGACGGGGTGGCGCTGGTGAACCTGCTGCGCGGGATACGGCCCGACGAGGTGTACAACCTGGGCGCCCAGTCCCATGTGCGGGTCTCCTTCGACGCGCCGCTCTACACCGGTGACGCCACCGGCCTCGGCGCGCTGCGGCTGCTGGAGGCGGTCCGCGCGTCCGGCATCGACACCCGCGTCTACCAGGCGTCGTCGTCGGAGATGTTCGGCGCGACCCCGCCCCCGCAGAACGAGCGGACCCCGTTCCACCCGCGCAGCCCGTACGGCGTCGCCAAGGTGTACGGCTACTGGGCGACGGTCAACTACCGCGAGGCGTACGGGATGTACGCCGTCAACGGCATCCTGTTCAACCACGAGTCGCCGCGCCGCGGCGAGACCTTCGTGACCCGCAAGATCACCCGGGCGGTCGCCCGGATCAAGGCGGGCCTCCAGAGCGAGCTGTACCTCGGCAACCTCGACGCGGTCCGCGACTGGGGGTACGCCCCCGAGTACGTCGACGCCATGTGGCGGATGCTCCAGCGCGACGAGCCCACCGACTACGTCGTCGCCACGGGCGTCCCGGCGACCGTGCGGCAGTTCCTGGAGACGGCGTTCGGCCACGCGGACCTCGACTGGCGGGAGTACGTCCGCCACGACGCCAAGTACGAGCGGCCCAGCGAGGTGGACGCCCTGATCGGCGACGCCAGCAAGGCGGAGGAACTGCTCGGCTGGAAGCCGGAGGTGCGGGTGGACGAGCTGGCCCGGATCATGGTCGACGCCGACATCCGCCGCGTCCAGGACGAACTGGCCGGGGCCACCGTGCGCGTGGACCGCTGA
- a CDS encoding glycosyltransferase, with protein sequence MTAAFPRVLHAVTLHSPTGAFGGPVRVALNLAHGLRERGHHPRLLALADGFGPVPPTEVEGVPARLYPARRLLPLGFSGITSPALLARAGRLVRGADLVHVHLARDLVTLPVALAALRAGVPLVLQTHGMVDPSDRFLARVLDALAVRRVLRGADAVLHLTAHERRGLDAVLGSPLPNAVRLVNGVPRQEARPAPEGPPRILYAARLQARKRPCDFVAAAPEVLRRHPDARFVVAGPDEGELPAVRALIDRLGLRERVVCVGALGSAQVLDELRRAHVYVLPSVDEPFPMSVLESLSVGTPAVVTGSNGLASAVREAGAGRVVADASGLAGAVLELLEPEAAVKASAAAHALAGSAFSMDAVVDGLLAVYGRAVARGAGGRAQRP encoded by the coding sequence GTGACCGCCGCCTTCCCGCGCGTCCTGCACGCCGTCACCCTGCACTCCCCCACCGGCGCGTTCGGCGGCCCCGTACGGGTCGCGCTGAACCTGGCGCACGGGCTGCGCGAGCGGGGCCACCACCCGCGGCTGCTGGCCCTGGCCGACGGGTTCGGGCCGGTGCCGCCCACCGAGGTGGAGGGGGTGCCCGCCCGGCTGTACCCGGCGCGGCGGCTGCTGCCGCTCGGCTTCAGCGGCATCACCTCGCCGGCGCTGCTGGCCCGCGCGGGGCGGCTGGTGCGCGGCGCCGACCTCGTCCACGTGCACCTCGCGCGCGACCTGGTGACCCTGCCCGTGGCGCTGGCGGCGCTGCGCGCGGGCGTCCCGCTGGTGCTCCAGACCCACGGCATGGTCGACCCCAGCGACCGGTTCCTCGCCAGGGTCCTCGACGCCCTGGCCGTACGGCGGGTGCTGCGCGGCGCGGACGCGGTGCTGCACCTGACGGCGCACGAGCGGCGCGGCCTGGACGCGGTCCTCGGCTCGCCCCTGCCGAACGCGGTACGGCTGGTCAACGGCGTGCCCCGGCAGGAGGCCCGGCCGGCGCCCGAGGGCCCGCCCAGGATCCTGTACGCGGCGCGGCTGCAGGCCCGGAAGCGGCCGTGCGACTTCGTGGCCGCCGCGCCGGAGGTGCTGCGGCGCCACCCGGACGCCCGCTTCGTGGTGGCCGGGCCCGACGAGGGGGAACTGCCCGCCGTGCGGGCGCTGATCGACCGGCTGGGGCTGCGCGAGCGGGTGGTGTGCGTGGGCGCGCTCGGCTCGGCTCAGGTGCTGGACGAGCTGCGCCGGGCGCACGTGTACGTGCTGCCGTCGGTGGACGAGCCGTTCCCGATGTCGGTGCTGGAGTCGCTGTCCGTGGGCACCCCGGCCGTGGTGACCGGGTCCAACGGGCTGGCGTCGGCGGTCCGGGAGGCGGGCGCGGGCCGGGTCGTGGCCGACGCGTCGGGCCTCGCGGGCGCTGTGCTGGAGCTGCTGGAGCCGGAGGCGGCCGTCAAGGCGTCGGCGGCGGCGCACGCCCTGGCCGGGTCGGCCTTCTCGATGGACGCCGTGGTGGACGGACTGCTGGCCGTGTACGGCCGCGCGGTGGCCCGGGGGGCGGGCGGCCGGGCGCAGCGGCCGTGA
- a CDS encoding CBM96 family carbohydrate-binding protein yields the protein MKRSRGLSAALALTLAAGLGAVAAPQAAALTPPVAFTADNLPTWQTNGIVWAMAQADGVVFAGGTFSAVRPPEGGSGTEQQALNFVALDAATGAPTDCRLSFTVSSGTATVRALAVSPDRRTLYAGGYFGAVNGKPVSSAAAIDIATCTPKDGFHAAFPATVRALAVTDDTVYAGGDFGTVNGQTRQRYAAVDATTGALRPFRTDVDEPGRAIEISPDGRHALIGGDFFTVNGASSHALAVVDATTGANVRTYPNFIMNSSVVKDIDTDATGFYTANEGTGGFDGRIALELSTLDERWRDTCLGATQAVESHKGVLYSASHAHDCGLVGEFPDGRRYHFLAQPTTSVGKLGWFPDTNDGIGEGIGPRVMTIAAKDGVEYLWSGGEFTTVNGAPAQGLTRFASTGDTGRPTVPVASAASVKPGEIHVRWRTSLDLDDSRLTYRVYRDGAAAPIATVTADSLPWHRPQASFTDKGLSPGSTHTYRITATDGAGNVSGLSATVSATAAVSAQPYASQVVADGATLYWRYDDTVTPYTADTSNGDTSGLQSGAPAQGQPGAVADGSSSFGFDGTDAKVYSDRRVTVGDAYTIETWFKTTTSRGGKLIGFGNNTTRNSGRYDKHIYMNNWGQLYFGAYDGGTRYLNTLTRYNDGKWHHVVGTQGPSGMTLYVDGKRVGGNSYSGHERYAGYWHIGGDAVGNWPSRPSSNYFAGQLDETAVYPTALTATQVANHYARASQQGDTVTTVTPAADTYVNGASTGTNYGTGTSLAVRGSAAYETYLRFTLPAAPAGTRLSGAALEVRTDSSSTAGSTDPVLVRPITGAWTETGVTYATKPALGSGVVGTLTPPAGPSSGASVQLDRTAVAAALGGDYDLALTGEGTDALWLWSREAPASGGTPKLVLTFSPL from the coding sequence ATGAAGAGATCCAGAGGGCTGTCCGCCGCCCTCGCCCTGACCCTGGCGGCCGGCCTCGGGGCGGTCGCCGCCCCGCAGGCCGCCGCGCTCACACCGCCCGTCGCCTTCACCGCCGACAACCTGCCCACCTGGCAGACCAACGGCATCGTCTGGGCGATGGCCCAGGCCGACGGCGTGGTCTTCGCGGGCGGCACGTTCTCCGCCGTACGGCCGCCCGAGGGCGGCTCCGGGACCGAGCAGCAGGCGCTCAACTTCGTCGCGCTGGACGCGGCGACCGGCGCGCCCACCGACTGCCGGCTGTCCTTCACGGTCTCGTCCGGCACCGCCACCGTGCGGGCCCTCGCGGTCTCGCCGGACCGGCGGACCCTGTACGCGGGCGGCTACTTCGGCGCCGTCAACGGCAAGCCCGTCTCCAGCGCCGCCGCCATCGACATCGCCACCTGCACCCCGAAGGACGGCTTCCACGCGGCCTTCCCGGCCACCGTGCGGGCGCTCGCCGTCACCGACGACACGGTGTACGCGGGCGGCGACTTCGGCACGGTCAACGGCCAGACCCGGCAGCGGTACGCCGCCGTCGACGCCACGACGGGCGCCCTGCGGCCGTTCCGCACGGACGTCGACGAGCCGGGCCGCGCCATCGAGATCAGCCCCGACGGGCGGCACGCCCTGATCGGCGGCGACTTCTTCACCGTCAACGGCGCCTCCTCGCACGCCCTCGCCGTGGTCGACGCGACGACCGGGGCGAACGTCAGGACGTACCCGAACTTCATCATGAACAGCTCGGTCGTCAAGGACATCGACACCGACGCGACCGGCTTCTACACGGCCAACGAGGGCACCGGCGGCTTCGACGGCCGGATCGCCCTGGAGCTGAGCACGCTCGACGAGCGCTGGCGGGACACCTGCCTGGGCGCGACGCAGGCCGTCGAGTCGCACAAGGGCGTGCTGTACAGCGCCTCGCACGCGCACGACTGCGGGCTCGTCGGCGAGTTCCCCGACGGCCGCCGCTACCACTTCCTGGCCCAGCCCACCACGTCCGTCGGCAAGCTGGGCTGGTTCCCGGACACCAACGACGGCATCGGCGAGGGCATCGGCCCGCGCGTGATGACGATCGCCGCCAAGGACGGCGTCGAGTACCTGTGGTCCGGCGGCGAGTTCACCACCGTCAACGGCGCCCCCGCCCAGGGCCTCACCCGCTTCGCCTCCACCGGCGACACCGGCCGGCCCACCGTGCCGGTCGCCAGCGCGGCGAGCGTGAAGCCGGGCGAGATCCACGTCCGCTGGCGCACCAGCCTCGACCTGGACGACAGCCGCCTCACCTACCGCGTGTACCGGGACGGCGCCGCCGCCCCGATCGCCACCGTCACCGCCGACTCGCTGCCCTGGCACCGGCCCCAGGCGTCCTTCACCGACAAGGGCCTGAGCCCCGGCAGCACCCACACCTACCGGATCACCGCCACGGACGGCGCCGGCAACGTCAGCGGCCTGTCCGCCACGGTCAGCGCCACGGCCGCGGTCTCCGCCCAGCCGTACGCCTCCCAGGTCGTCGCCGACGGCGCCACGCTGTACTGGCGCTACGACGACACGGTCACCCCGTACACCGCGGACACCTCCAACGGCGACACCAGCGGCCTCCAGTCGGGCGCGCCCGCCCAGGGCCAGCCGGGCGCCGTCGCGGACGGCAGCTCGTCGTTCGGCTTCGACGGCACGGACGCCAAGGTGTACAGCGACCGGCGGGTCACCGTCGGCGACGCGTACACGATCGAGACGTGGTTCAAGACGACCACCAGCCGCGGCGGCAAGCTCATCGGCTTCGGCAACAACACCACGCGCAACAGCGGCCGCTACGACAAGCACATCTACATGAACAACTGGGGCCAGCTGTACTTCGGCGCCTACGACGGCGGGACCCGCTACCTCAACACGCTGACCAGGTACAACGACGGCAAGTGGCACCACGTCGTCGGTACGCAGGGCCCCTCCGGGATGACCCTGTACGTGGACGGCAAGCGCGTCGGCGGCAACTCCTACTCCGGGCACGAGCGGTACGCCGGGTACTGGCACATCGGCGGCGACGCCGTCGGCAACTGGCCGTCCCGCCCGTCGAGCAACTACTTCGCCGGGCAGCTCGACGAGACCGCCGTCTACCCGACCGCGCTCACCGCCACCCAGGTCGCGAACCACTACGCCCGCGCCTCCCAGCAGGGCGACACGGTCACCACCGTCACCCCGGCCGCCGACACGTACGTCAACGGCGCCTCGACCGGCACCAACTACGGCACGGGCACCTCCCTGGCCGTGCGCGGCAGCGCCGCCTACGAGACGTACCTGCGCTTCACGCTGCCCGCCGCGCCCGCCGGGACCCGGCTGAGCGGCGCCGCGCTGGAGGTCCGCACCGACTCCTCGTCCACCGCCGGGTCCACCGACCCGGTGCTGGTCCGGCCGATCACCGGCGCCTGGACGGAGACCGGGGTCACGTACGCGACGAAGCCGGCGCTCGGCAGCGGCGTCGTGGGCACGCTCACCCCGCCGGCCGGCCCGAGCTCCGGGGCGTCCGTCCAGCTCGACCGGACCGCCGTCGCCGCCGCGCTGGGCGGCGACTACGACCTGGCGCTCACCGGCGAGGGCACCGACGCCCTGTGGCTGTGGTCCAGGGAGGCCCCCGCCTCGGGCGGCACCCCGAAGCTGGTCCTCACCTTCTCGCCGCTGTAG
- a CDS encoding GDP-L-fucose synthase family protein: MTDSQAAVPPPAPSSYLPSAARIFVAGHRGLVGSAMVRRLTADGHEVITRDRASLDLRDAAATGAFLAGVRPDAVVLAAAKVGGILANSTQPVPFLEDNLRIQLSVIAGAHAAGVPRLLFLGSSCIYPKHAPQPIREDALLTGPLEPTNEPYALAKIAGICQVQSYRRQFGAAYISAMPTNLYGPGDNFDLETSHVLPALVRRFHEAREAGADEVTLWGSGTPRREFLHVDDLADACVTLLAGYDGDAPVNVGCGRDLTIRELAETVADVTGFTGRIAWDTTRPDGTPRKLLDASRLTELGWAPRVPLREGIAATYAWWLAQGAAGGRGRAGGPPA, from the coding sequence ATGACCGACTCGCAGGCGGCCGTGCCGCCCCCCGCCCCGTCGTCGTACCTGCCGTCCGCGGCCCGGATATTCGTCGCGGGCCACCGCGGCCTCGTGGGGTCCGCGATGGTCCGCCGGCTGACCGCCGACGGCCACGAGGTGATCACCCGCGACCGCGCCTCGCTCGACCTGCGGGACGCCGCCGCCACCGGCGCGTTCCTCGCGGGCGTACGGCCTGACGCCGTGGTCCTGGCGGCCGCCAAGGTCGGCGGCATCCTCGCGAACAGCACGCAGCCCGTGCCGTTCCTGGAGGACAACCTGCGCATCCAGCTCAGCGTCATCGCGGGCGCCCACGCGGCCGGTGTGCCGCGGCTGCTGTTCCTCGGCTCGTCGTGCATCTACCCCAAGCACGCCCCGCAGCCCATCCGCGAGGACGCGCTGCTGACCGGCCCGCTGGAGCCCACGAACGAGCCGTACGCCCTGGCGAAGATCGCCGGGATCTGCCAGGTCCAGTCCTACCGGCGGCAGTTCGGCGCGGCGTACATCTCGGCGATGCCGACGAACCTCTACGGGCCGGGCGACAACTTCGACCTGGAGACCTCGCACGTCCTGCCCGCCCTGGTGCGCCGCTTCCACGAGGCGCGCGAGGCCGGCGCCGACGAGGTGACCCTGTGGGGCTCGGGCACCCCGCGCCGGGAGTTCCTGCACGTCGACGACCTGGCGGACGCCTGCGTGACGCTGCTCGCCGGCTACGACGGGGACGCGCCGGTCAACGTCGGCTGCGGGCGGGACCTGACCATCCGGGAGCTGGCCGAGACGGTCGCGGACGTCACCGGGTTCACCGGCCGGATCGCCTGGGACACCACCAGGCCGGACGGCACGCCCCGCAAGCTGCTGGACGCCTCGCGGCTGACGGAGTTGGGCTGGGCACCCCGCGTCCCGCTGCGGGAGGGCATCGCCGCCACGTACGCGTGGTGGCTGGCCCAGGGCGCCGCAGGGGGCCGCGGCCGCGCCGGCGGCCCGCCCGCCTGA